In Caloramator mitchellensis, one DNA window encodes the following:
- the rpsD gene encoding 30S ribosomal protein S4 — MARYTGPSCKLCRREGVKLYLKGDRCYSDKCAIVRRAYAPGQHGHNKKKLTNYGLQLREKQKAKRIYGVLESQFRKYYEEAERQKGIAGENLLRLLELRLDNIIFRLGFAGSRAEARQLVRHGHFTVNGKKVNIPSYIVRLNDVIAVKESSKNSEKFKALQELATTTPKWLTVDKEKMEGQVVALPQREDIDIPVNETLIVELYSK, encoded by the coding sequence ATGGCTAGATATACAGGACCATCCTGCAAACTTTGCAGAAGAGAAGGAGTTAAGCTATATCTTAAGGGAGATAGATGCTATTCAGATAAATGTGCTATAGTTAGAAGAGCATATGCTCCTGGACAACATGGACATAACAAGAAGAAGCTAACTAACTATGGTTTACAATTAAGAGAAAAACAAAAGGCAAAGAGAATTTATGGAGTATTAGAATCACAATTTAGAAAATACTATGAAGAAGCAGAAAGACAAAAGGGTATTGCCGGTGAAAACCTATTAAGACTTCTTGAATTAAGACTTGACAACATTATTTTCAGGTTAGGTTTTGCTGGTTCAAGAGCTGAAGCAAGACAATTAGTTAGACACGGACACTTCACAGTAAACGGCAAAAAGGTAAACATACCATCATACATTGTTAGATTAAATGATGTTATTGCTGTTAAAGAATCAAGCAAGAATTCTGAAAAGTTTAAAGCTTTACAGGAACTAGCAACTACTACTCCAAAGTGGTTAACAGTTGATAAAGAAAAGATGGAAGGTCAAGTTGTTGCTCTTCCACAAAGAGAAGATATTGATATCCCAGTTAACGAAACACTAATCGTCGAACTTTACAGCAAGTAA
- the map gene encoding type I methionyl aminopeptidase — translation MIYLKSDNEIQIMRKSGRIVAELLELLEHHVRPGVTTKELDSIAEDFIIKYGARPSFKGYYGFPGTLCTSVNEQVVHGIPSDRVLEEGDIISIDCGVLYQGFHGDAARTFAVGKISEEAKKLIEVTKQSFFEGLKFATVGNRIGDISNAIQRYAESYGFSVVRDYVGHGIGKQIHEEPSVPNFGKAGRGPKLSKGMVIAIEPMINLGTYAVTELNDGWTVVTLDNRLSAHYENTVAILENGPEILTII, via the coding sequence ATGATTTATTTAAAATCAGATAATGAAATACAAATCATGAGAAAATCTGGAAGGATAGTGGCAGAATTATTAGAACTTCTAGAACATCATGTAAGGCCTGGAGTTACAACAAAAGAGCTAGATAGTATTGCTGAAGATTTTATAATAAAATACGGGGCCCGTCCATCATTTAAAGGTTATTACGGGTTCCCTGGAACCCTTTGCACCTCGGTAAATGAGCAAGTAGTTCATGGTATACCAAGCGACAGGGTTTTAGAAGAAGGAGACATAATAAGCATTGATTGCGGAGTTTTATATCAAGGTTTTCACGGTGATGCTGCTAGAACTTTTGCAGTAGGAAAAATTTCAGAAGAAGCAAAAAAGCTCATAGAAGTTACAAAACAAAGCTTTTTTGAAGGACTCAAGTTTGCAACAGTTGGAAACAGAATTGGAGATATATCCAATGCCATCCAAAGGTATGCAGAATCCTACGGATTCTCTGTGGTTAGGGATTATGTAGGACACGGCATAGGCAAACAAATTCATGAGGAACCATCCGTTCCAAATTTCGGTAAGGCTGGCAGGGGTCCTAAGCTGTCAAAAGGAATGGTGATAGCTATTGAGCCTATGATTAACCTAGGAACATATGCCGTTACTGAACTTAATGATGGCTGGACGGTTGTGACTCTTGATAACAGATTGTCTGCTCATTATGAAAATACTGTTGCTATACTTGAAAATGGACCTGAAATTTTGACAATAATTTAA
- the rplR gene encoding 50S ribosomal protein L18 — protein MFSKPSRNEQKERRHLRVRKKVYGTAERPRLNVYRSEKHMYAQIINDDLGVTLVAASTLDKELKDKISAGSNKEAAREVGKLIAKRALEKGINQVVFDRGGYIYHGRIQELAEGAREAGLDF, from the coding sequence ATGTTTAGTAAGCCATCCAGAAACGAACAAAAAGAAAGAAGACATCTAAGAGTTCGTAAAAAGGTATATGGAACAGCTGAGCGTCCAAGATTAAATGTTTATAGAAGCGAAAAGCATATGTATGCGCAAATTATAAATGATGACCTTGGAGTAACTTTAGTTGCTGCTTCAACGCTTGATAAGGAATTAAAGGATAAGATATCAGCAGGCAGCAACAAAGAAGCAGCAAGGGAAGTTGGAAAGCTTATAGCAAAGAGAGCTTTAGAAAAGGGAATTAATCAGGTTGTTTTCGACAGAGGCGGATATATATATCATGGAAGAATACAAGAACTTGCTGAAGGCGCAAGAGAAGCAGGCCTTGACTTCTAA
- a CDS encoding type Z 30S ribosomal protein S14, giving the protein MARKAMIEKWKREPKFSTRAYTRCRICGRPHAVLRKYGICRICFRELAYKGEIPGCKKASW; this is encoded by the coding sequence GTGGCACGTAAAGCAATGATTGAAAAGTGGAAAAGAGAACCAAAGTTCTCAACAAGAGCTTATACAAGATGCAGAATATGTGGAAGACCACACGCAGTGCTTAGAAAATACGGAATATGCAGAATTTGTTTTAGAGAACTTGCATATAAAGGTGAAATTCCAGGTTGCAAGAAGGCAAGTTGGTAA
- the rpsH gene encoding 30S ribosomal protein S8 — MVMTDPIADMLTRIRNANIVRHEYVEVPASKIKKRIAEILVEEGYLAAMEEYQDGPVPMLKLTMKYGQNKERVISGLRRISKPGLRVYAHKDNIPKVLGGLGIAILSTSRGIITDKVARKEGIGGEVICYIW; from the coding sequence ATGGTTATGACTGACCCAATTGCTGATATGTTAACTCGTATCAGAAATGCAAATATAGTAAGACATGAATACGTTGAAGTTCCAGCCTCAAAAATTAAAAAGAGGATTGCGGAAATATTAGTAGAAGAAGGTTATTTAGCAGCAATGGAAGAATACCAAGATGGTCCAGTTCCAATGCTTAAGCTTACAATGAAATATGGCCAAAATAAAGAAAGAGTAATTTCAGGTTTAAGAAGAATTTCTAAGCCAGGTTTAAGAGTTTATGCTCATAAGGATAATATACCAAAGGTTCTTGGAGGACTTGGTATAGCAATTTTATCAACTTCAAGAGGAATCATAACTGATAAAGTTGCAAGAAAAGAAGGTATCGGTGGAGAAGTTATCTGCTACATCTGGTAA
- a CDS encoding KOW domain-containing RNA-binding protein, translating into MEGIALGQLVHSRAGRDKNRYFIIVGLLDENYVLIADGDLRKFSKPKKKKIKHLVFHDKFADDIRNALLENKRITDADIRKSLQSMGLL; encoded by the coding sequence ATGGAAGGAATTGCCCTAGGACAATTGGTTCACTCCAGGGCAGGTAGGGATAAAAACAGATATTTTATCATAGTTGGACTTTTGGATGAAAACTATGTATTAATTGCTGACGGAGACCTAAGAAAATTTAGCAAACCCAAGAAGAAAAAGATTAAACATCTAGTTTTTCACGACAAGTTTGCTGATGATATAAGAAATGCTCTGTTGGAAAATAAAAGGATTACTGACGCAGATATTAGGAAATCGCTGCAGTCAATGGGTCTATTATAA
- the rpsE gene encoding 30S ribosomal protein S5 has product MRIDPSKVGHIKEKVVFINRVAKVVKGGRNFRFSALVVVGNEDGYVGVGIGKATEVPEAIRKAIEDAKKQLIKVSRYETTIPHEIVGEYGAGKVFLMPAPEGTGIIAGGPVRAVLELAGIKDVRAKSLGSNNARNMVNATMDALSKLKTAEEIARLRGKSVEEILG; this is encoded by the coding sequence ATGAGAATTGATCCAAGCAAAGTTGGACATATAAAGGAAAAGGTTGTTTTCATAAATAGAGTTGCTAAGGTTGTTAAGGGTGGTAGAAACTTTAGATTCAGTGCTCTTGTTGTTGTAGGAAACGAAGACGGATACGTTGGAGTAGGTATAGGTAAGGCTACTGAAGTTCCTGAGGCAATAAGAAAGGCTATAGAAGATGCAAAGAAACAATTAATAAAGGTTTCAAGATATGAAACAACAATACCACATGAAATAGTTGGAGAATATGGTGCAGGTAAGGTATTCTTAATGCCAGCTCCAGAAGGAACAGGTATAATTGCAGGTGGCCCTGTTCGTGCAGTCCTTGAATTAGCAGGTATTAAGGATGTTAGAGCAAAATCACTTGGTTCAAACAACGCAAGAAATATGGTTAATGCTACAATGGATGCATTAAGCAAGCTAAAGACAGCTGAAGAAATTGCAAGATTAAGAGGCAAGAGCGTAGAAGAGATTTTAGGTTAG
- a CDS encoding DNA-directed RNA polymerase subunit alpha yields the protein MFDIEKPKVECVERDDANNYAKFVIEPLERGYGTTLGNAMRRVLLSSLPGAAVTTVKIDGVLHEFSTVPNVKEDVVEIILNIKGLAIKAEGDFPKTAVIDVTGPAVVTGGDIRCDGSVEIVNKDHHIATVSAGGRLYIEMTIDQGRGYVSSERNKELSHTIGVIPIDSIYTPIKRVNYVVENTRVGQRTDYDKLTLEIWTNGTVSPDDAISLSAKLLIEHFRIFLSLTDHVDRVEVLVDKEDEKKDKALDMTIEELDLSQRAFNCLKRAGINTVGDLVEKSEEDLMRVRNLGKKSLEEVIQKLESLGFSLKKSEE from the coding sequence ATGTTTGATATTGAAAAACCAAAGGTTGAATGTGTTGAACGTGATGATGCAAATAATTATGCTAAATTTGTTATAGAACCTCTTGAAAGAGGTTATGGAACAACACTTGGCAATGCGATGAGAAGGGTTCTTCTTTCATCGTTGCCAGGTGCAGCTGTGACAACAGTTAAGATAGACGGAGTTTTACATGAATTCTCAACTGTTCCAAATGTTAAAGAGGATGTCGTTGAAATTATATTAAATATTAAAGGCCTTGCGATAAAGGCTGAAGGCGACTTCCCAAAGACAGCAGTAATTGACGTTACTGGACCTGCAGTAGTAACTGGCGGCGATATCAGATGCGATGGGTCAGTTGAAATTGTTAACAAAGACCATCATATTGCCACAGTAAGTGCAGGTGGGAGATTGTATATTGAAATGACAATAGATCAGGGCAGAGGATATGTTTCTTCAGAAAGAAATAAGGAATTGAGCCATACTATTGGTGTTATCCCTATAGATTCAATATACACCCCTATTAAAAGAGTTAATTATGTAGTTGAAAACACTCGTGTAGGACAAAGAACTGATTATGATAAATTAACTCTTGAAATTTGGACTAATGGAACAGTTTCGCCAGATGATGCAATTAGTTTATCAGCAAAGTTGTTAATAGAACATTTTAGAATATTCTTATCTTTAACAGATCACGTGGACAGAGTTGAGGTTCTCGTAGATAAGGAAGACGAAAAGAAGGATAAGGCTCTTGATATGACTATTGAGGAGCTAGATTTATCACAAAGAGCATTCAATTGTCTAAAACGTGCAGGCATCAATACTGTTGGAGATTTGGTTGAAAAATCTGAAGAAGATTTAATGAGGGTTAGAAATTTAGGTAAGAAATCTCTCGAGGAAGTTATACAAAAATTGGAGTCACTAGGATTTAGCTTAAAGAAGTCAGAAGAATAG
- the rplF gene encoding 50S ribosomal protein L6 produces MSRIGRLPVVIPQGVTVTVDENNLVTVKGPKGTLTKQMSKKINIAIEDGKVVVTRPNDEKEVRSLHGLTRALINNMIIGVTQGFQKTLELVGVGYRAAKQGKKLVLSVGYSHPVEIEPAEGIEFDVPAATQVIVKGIDNAVVGQMAAKVRSVREPEPYKGKGIKYSDEVIRRKEGKTGKK; encoded by the coding sequence ATGTCAAGAATAGGTAGACTTCCTGTAGTTATACCTCAAGGCGTTACAGTTACAGTTGATGAAAACAATTTAGTAACTGTAAAGGGACCAAAGGGAACTTTGACAAAGCAAATGAGCAAGAAAATAAACATAGCTATTGAGGATGGTAAGGTAGTCGTTACAAGACCAAACGATGAAAAAGAAGTTAGATCATTACATGGATTAACAAGAGCGCTTATAAATAACATGATAATTGGTGTTACTCAAGGATTCCAAAAAACACTTGAATTAGTTGGTGTAGGATATAGAGCAGCTAAGCAAGGCAAGAAGCTTGTTTTAAGCGTTGGATATTCACATCCAGTTGAAATAGAGCCAGCAGAAGGAATTGAATTTGATGTTCCTGCTGCAACTCAGGTTATAGTTAAAGGAATTGATAATGCTGTTGTTGGACAAATGGCAGCTAAAGTAAGAAGCGTTAGAGAACCAGAACCATACAAAGGAAAAGGAATTAAATACTCTGATGAAGTTATCAGACGTAAGGAAGGTAAGACTGGTAAGAAGTAA
- the secY gene encoding preprotein translocase subunit SecY — MVKTLRNALNIPDLRKRLLALILLLMVYRAGVFIPVPGIDINQLKSMVDQGLLFGFLDIISGGAFKEFSIFALGIVPYINSSIIFSLLVIAIPQLEELSKQGEEGRKKIAEYTRYGTVIFALIQSFSIALYLRNNGALLDSSWGQILLIMITLTAGTTFIMWLGEKITEYGIGNGSSMIIFAGILARIPSMGYALWIAVKGGTANYIEIILFLVFALLVIAGVVAMDLGERRIPVQYAQRKVGMRTYGGQSTHIPINVNSAGVIAIIFAISVVQFPQIITQLALQPTHPIYVLFNSGALSSRGWVYPIVYIFLIIFFTWFYTSVTFKPDEVAQNLQKSGGFIPGLRPGKPTEEYLTRIINRMTLIGGLFASVVAVLPVVLSRFPAFGNLQFGGTALLIVVGVALEINKQLKAQLSMRHYEGFLK, encoded by the coding sequence ATGGTAAAAACCTTACGTAATGCTTTAAATATTCCGGACTTAAGAAAAAGACTACTTGCTTTGATATTGCTCTTAATGGTATACAGGGCGGGAGTTTTCATTCCCGTGCCTGGAATCGACATTAATCAGTTAAAAAGCATGGTGGATCAAGGTTTATTATTTGGATTCCTGGACATAATATCAGGTGGTGCTTTTAAAGAATTCAGTATATTTGCTTTGGGTATAGTTCCATATATAAACTCATCAATTATATTTAGCTTGCTAGTAATTGCTATTCCACAGCTTGAAGAACTTTCAAAACAAGGTGAAGAAGGAAGAAAGAAGATTGCTGAATATACAAGATATGGAACAGTAATCTTTGCGTTAATTCAATCCTTTAGTATTGCACTTTATTTAAGAAATAATGGAGCATTATTGGATAGCTCATGGGGACAGATACTCCTTATCATGATTACGCTTACTGCAGGCACTACATTTATAATGTGGCTAGGTGAAAAAATAACTGAATATGGTATAGGGAATGGTTCTTCAATGATAATTTTTGCAGGTATACTTGCAAGAATTCCATCAATGGGCTATGCGTTGTGGATAGCAGTAAAGGGTGGAACTGCAAATTATATTGAGATAATACTTTTCCTAGTCTTTGCACTGCTTGTTATTGCAGGTGTTGTGGCAATGGACTTAGGAGAAAGAAGAATACCTGTTCAATATGCCCAAAGAAAAGTTGGTATGAGAACTTACGGAGGACAAAGCACACATATTCCAATAAACGTAAATTCAGCAGGTGTTATTGCGATAATATTTGCTATATCAGTTGTTCAATTCCCACAAATTATTACTCAATTAGCATTACAACCAACTCATCCCATCTATGTATTGTTTAACTCAGGAGCTTTAAGTTCAAGAGGGTGGGTATATCCAATAGTTTATATCTTCTTGATAATATTCTTTACTTGGTTCTATACGTCAGTAACCTTTAAACCAGACGAAGTTGCTCAGAACTTACAAAAAAGTGGAGGGTTTATTCCTGGTTTAAGACCTGGAAAGCCAACTGAAGAATATTTAACAAGAATAATAAACAGAATGACGCTAATTGGAGGTCTATTTGCTTCAGTCGTAGCTGTATTGCCTGTTGTACTTTCAAGATTCCCTGCGTTTGGAAACTTACAGTTCGGGGGAACTGCTCTTCTAATCGTAGTTGGAGTTGCTCTTGAAATAAATAAACAATTAAAGGCACAGCTATCAATGAGGCATTATGAGGGATTTTTAAAATAA
- the rpmJ gene encoding 50S ribosomal protein L36, whose protein sequence is MKVRPSVKPICEKCKVIRRHGRVMVICENPKHKQKQG, encoded by the coding sequence ATGAAGGTTAGACCATCAGTAAAACCAATTTGCGAAAAGTGCAAAGTTATAAGAAGACATGGTAGAGTAATGGTGATCTGCGAAAATCCAAAGCATAAGCAAAAGCAAGGTTAA
- the rpmD gene encoding 50S ribosomal protein L30 codes for MGKLKITLVRSTIGRKPDHKATVRALGLTKIGKYVEHEDTPQIRGMVNKVKYMLKVEEV; via the coding sequence GTGGGTAAGCTCAAAATAACTCTTGTGAGAAGCACAATCGGCAGAAAGCCTGACCATAAAGCTACAGTAAGAGCCCTCGGCTTAACAAAGATTGGCAAGTATGTTGAACATGAAGATACTCCTCAAATAAGAGGTATGGTGAATAAAGTTAAATATATGCTAAAGGTTGAAGAAGTTTAA
- the rplE gene encoding 50S ribosomal protein L5 has translation MIPRLREKYENEVVPALREKFGYKSIMEVPKLEKVVINMGVGDAKDNPKLLDAAVNDLSTIAGQKAIVTRAKKSVSNFKIRQGMPIGCKVTLRGVRMYEFVDKLLNIALPRVRDFKGVSNKAFDGRGNYSLGIKEQLIFPEIEYDKVEKVRGMDIIFVTTAKTDEEARELLRLLGMPFAQ, from the coding sequence ATGATTCCAAGACTCAGAGAAAAGTATGAAAACGAAGTAGTTCCAGCTTTGCGTGAAAAGTTTGGATATAAGAGCATAATGGAAGTTCCAAAACTTGAAAAAGTTGTTATAAATATGGGAGTTGGCGATGCTAAAGACAACCCAAAACTATTGGATGCTGCGGTTAATGACTTATCAACAATAGCTGGACAAAAGGCTATTGTAACAAGAGCAAAAAAGTCAGTATCAAACTTCAAGATAAGACAAGGAATGCCAATAGGATGCAAGGTAACTCTAAGAGGAGTAAGAATGTATGAATTTGTTGATAAGTTATTAAACATTGCTCTTCCAAGAGTTAGAGACTTCAAGGGAGTTTCAAATAAGGCATTCGACGGTAGAGGAAATTACTCACTTGGTATAAAGGAACAACTTATTTTCCCTGAAATTGAATATGATAAGGTTGAAAAAGTTAGAGGAATGGATATTATCTTCGTTACAACTGCTAAGACAGATGAAGAGGCTAGAGAATTATTAAGATTACTCGGTATGCCATTCGCTCAGTAA
- the rplO gene encoding 50S ribosomal protein L15 → MKLHELRPAPGAKKEPKRVGRGTATGQGKTAGKGQKGQKSRTGGGVRPGFEGGQMPLHRRLPKRGFTNIFAKEYAEVNIEALNRFEDGTVVTPELLLETRIINKVYDGVKVLGNGELKKALTVKAHKFSASATQKIEAAGGKIEVI, encoded by the coding sequence ATGAAGCTACATGAATTAAGACCAGCTCCCGGAGCTAAGAAGGAGCCTAAGAGAGTAGGTAGAGGAACAGCTACAGGTCAAGGAAAGACTGCTGGAAAAGGACAAAAAGGTCAAAAGTCAAGAACAGGCGGTGGAGTAAGACCAGGTTTCGAAGGTGGTCAAATGCCATTGCATAGAAGACTTCCAAAAAGAGGCTTCACAAATATATTTGCAAAAGAATATGCAGAAGTTAATATAGAAGCTTTAAATAGATTCGAAGACGGAACAGTTGTAACTCCAGAATTATTGCTTGAAACAAGAATAATAAATAAAGTGTATGATGGAGTTAAGGTTTTAGGAAACGGAGAATTAAAGAAGGCTCTAACAGTTAAAGCACACAAGTTTAGTGCATCAGCTACTCAAAAGATTGAAGCTGCCGGAGGCAAGATAGAGGTGATCTAA
- the rplN gene encoding 50S ribosomal protein L14, with translation MIQPQTRLKVADNTGAKELMCIRVLGGSNRRYANIGDIIVASVKSATPGGVVKKGDVVKAVVVRSVKGVRRVDGTYIRFDENAAVIIKEDKTPRGTRIFGPVARELREKEFTKILSLAPEVL, from the coding sequence ATGATTCAGCCACAAACTAGATTAAAAGTTGCTGATAATACAGGTGCTAAGGAACTTATGTGCATAAGAGTTCTTGGTGGTTCAAATAGAAGATATGCAAATATTGGAGATATAATAGTAGCTAGCGTTAAGAGCGCAACACCCGGAGGTGTTGTTAAAAAGGGAGACGTTGTAAAGGCTGTTGTAGTAAGATCTGTTAAGGGTGTTAGAAGAGTAGACGGAACATACATTAGATTTGATGAAAACGCTGCGGTAATCATAAAAGAAGATAAGACTCCAAGAGGAACAAGAATTTTTGGACCTGTAGCAAGAGAGTTAAGAGAAAAAGAATTTACAAAGATTCTTTCACTTGCACCAGAGGTACTATAA
- the rpsK gene encoding 30S ribosomal protein S11 produces MAAQAKGKKVRKRRERKHVDRGAAHIKSTFNNTIVTITDVNGNAIAWSSAGALGFRGSRKSTPFAAQMAAETAAKVATDHGMKSVEVYVKGPGSGREAAIRALQAAGLEVSLIKDVTPIPHNGCRPPKRRRV; encoded by the coding sequence ATGGCGGCACAAGCTAAAGGTAAGAAAGTTAGAAAAAGAAGAGAACGTAAGCATGTTGATCGTGGCGCAGCTCACATTAAATCAACATTTAACAATACAATTGTGACTATCACAGACGTGAATGGAAACGCTATAGCTTGGTCAAGTGCTGGTGCACTTGGATTCAGAGGCTCAAGAAAGAGCACTCCTTTTGCAGCACAGATGGCAGCAGAAACTGCAGCTAAAGTTGCAACAGACCACGGTATGAAATCAGTTGAAGTTTACGTTAAAGGTCCAGGTTCAGGTAGGGAAGCTGCAATCAGAGCATTACAAGCTGCAGGACTTGAAGTTAGTCTAATAAAGGACGTAACTCCAATACCACACAATGGCTGCAGACCACCAAAGAGAAGAAGAGTCTGA
- the infA gene encoding translation initiation factor IF-1: MSKDDVIELQGTVIEALPNAMFKVELENGHVILAHISGKLRMNFIKILPGDKVTVEVSPYDLNRGRIIWRGK; this comes from the coding sequence ATGTCAAAGGACGACGTTATTGAGTTACAGGGAACTGTAATTGAAGCTTTACCAAACGCGATGTTTAAGGTAGAATTAGAAAATGGGCATGTAATATTAGCACATATATCTGGTAAGCTTAGAATGAACTTTATAAAGATACTTCCAGGCGACAAGGTTACTGTTGAAGTTTCACCATATGATTTAAATCGTGGAAGAATAATTTGGAGAGGAAAGTAA
- a CDS encoding adenylate kinase → MRIILLGPPGAGKGTQAKKIINEFNIPHISTGDIFRKNISERTEIGVRAKAFIDNGQLVPDDITIDICLERLTYKDCENGFLLDGFPRTVPQADALQEFLSKRELSLDAAINIVVPEDVLKRRLSGRRVCVHCGASFNIETNPPKLEGKCDFCSSDLIQRSDDSLETVNERLEVYKRQTQPIIDYYSNKGLLKNIDGYQDIAKVFEDICKTLGRDPK, encoded by the coding sequence ATGAGGATAATTTTGCTTGGACCACCTGGTGCTGGTAAGGGGACTCAAGCAAAAAAAATAATAAATGAGTTTAATATACCGCATATTTCAACGGGGGATATATTTAGAAAAAATATATCTGAAAGAACGGAGATTGGAGTTAGGGCAAAAGCTTTTATTGACAATGGGCAGTTAGTTCCTGATGATATTACAATTGATATTTGTCTTGAACGATTAACCTATAAAGACTGTGAAAATGGATTCTTATTGGATGGTTTTCCAAGGACTGTTCCTCAAGCTGATGCCCTGCAGGAATTCTTAAGCAAAAGGGAATTAAGTCTTGATGCGGCGATAAATATTGTAGTTCCTGAAGATGTCTTGAAAAGAAGGTTATCAGGTCGAAGAGTCTGCGTACACTGTGGAGCAAGTTTCAATATTGAAACAAATCCACCAAAGCTGGAAGGCAAATGTGACTTCTGTAGTTCTGATTTAATACAGAGAAGTGATGATTCACTTGAAACTGTAAATGAACGATTAGAGGTCTACAAAAGGCAGACTCAACCTATAATAGATTATTATTCAAACAAAGGATTACTAAAGAATATCGACGGTTATCAAGATATAGCAAAGGTATTTGAAGATATATGTAAAACGTTAGGGAGAGACCCCAAATGA
- the rpsM gene encoding 30S ribosomal protein S13, which produces MARIAGVDLPREKRVEIALTYIYGIGRPSANKILQATGVNPDTRVKDLSEEEVAKLREYIDKNFTVEGDLRREIALNIKRLMEIGCYRGLRHRRGLPVRGQRTKTNARTRKGPRRTIAGKKKAGK; this is translated from the coding sequence ATGGCTAGAATTGCAGGTGTTGACTTGCCAAGAGAAAAAAGAGTAGAAATAGCTCTAACTTATATCTATGGTATAGGTAGACCAAGTGCTAATAAGATATTGCAAGCTACTGGTGTTAACCCAGACACTAGAGTTAAAGATTTAAGCGAAGAAGAAGTTGCTAAGTTAAGAGAATACATTGACAAGAACTTTACTGTTGAAGGTGACTTAAGAAGAGAAATAGCACTAAACATTAAGAGATTAATGGAAATAGGATGCTACAGAGGATTAAGACATAGAAGAGGATTGCCAGTTAGAGGCCAAAGAACAAAGACAAATGCAAGAACAAGAAAGGGCCCAAGAAGAACAATCGCAGGAAAGAAGAAGGCAGGAAAATAA
- the rpsQ gene encoding 30S ribosomal protein S17 yields MERGLRKVRIGKVVSDKMDKTIVVAVEKLVRHPLYGKTVKRTAKFKAHDENNTAKIGDVVKIMETRPLSKDKRWRLVEIVEKAK; encoded by the coding sequence GTGGAAAGAGGACTTAGAAAAGTTAGAATAGGCAAGGTAGTTTCTGATAAAATGGACAAAACTATTGTTGTTGCTGTAGAAAAATTAGTTCGTCACCCTCTTTACGGCAAGACAGTGAAGAGAACAGCTAAGTTTAAGGCACACGATGAAAATAACACAGCTAAAATAGGCGATGTTGTAAAGATAATGGAAACAAGACCTCTAAGCAAAGATAAGAGATGGAGACTTGTTGAAATTGTTGAGAAAGCAAAATAA
- the rplX gene encoding 50S ribosomal protein L24 codes for MPKVHVKRGDTVLVISGKDKGKKGEVLKVFPDKNRVIVKDVNIVSKHVRPNMANRQGGIIKQEAAIHASNVMLYCTKCNKPTRIAHKILEDGSKVRVCKHCNETF; via the coding sequence ATGCCTAAGGTTCATGTAAAAAGAGGAGATACAGTTCTTGTAATCTCTGGTAAAGATAAAGGTAAGAAGGGAGAAGTTTTAAAGGTTTTCCCTGATAAGAATAGAGTAATAGTTAAGGATGTAAACATTGTTTCAAAACATGTTAGACCAAACATGGCTAATAGACAAGGCGGAATAATAAAGCAAGAAGCTGCAATCCATGCTTCAAACGTAATGCTTTACTGCACAAAATGCAATAAGCCTACAAGAATAGCGCATAAAATACTTGAAGATGGATCAAAGGTTAGAGTTTGCAAGCATTGCAATGAGACATTCTAA